The window AACGTAGAAAGTGGTGTTAAGAGAATAATTCGGGGTGTAAAAGGGGAGTCTGAAAAAATGGGGAGATGCCTTTGACATCCCTAAACTTTTCAAAGCCTCTGAATTTCCATTTTAACTCATTGAGACACCAGGCATGTAGCATTAGTGCAAAAAACCAAGTCTGGACTCATGTGGCTACATTTGTTTGGACATAAATACTTGCGTAGAGGATTTCTCTCCAAGACATGTTCCTGGTAATAAAAACATAGCCATACTATAGAGATGTATAGTATAAAGGcagattgtttttaaaaggggGATTTCAAGGTTTACTGCAAGGCGTCAGCTACTCTTTAAGTTAAAATAATGTTTGACAGGTCAGTAATGAGAcatgaaagatttaaaacaacaacaacaaaaaaaaccaagcaaTTCTGTACAACTaaaggggcagaaacagaaacaTCAAAGCTCAGGAACTGTATACATTGCACAAAGCGTTAGGAGTTTCTGTTCTCTTTAACATTTTGACATACGCTGTGTAGTGTGGTTAGAGCTGTTAAGGGAATGCAAGTTGCTTTCCAAGCACTTCTTTTACGGCTCATCATCTTTCTATGGTCGCGCAAAGGGCACTTTGAAGTTTCCTAGGAAAACGCACAAGGTAATGTGCTTTGCTGGGTAGGATAAGTACCAACAGAAAATGCTGATTAAGACATGTAGTATAATAATCTATCAAGTAGTATTTGTGTTTGGTTTAAATAgaattttgatcttttcacaCAGGGATTCCAAGAGAAATCTCTTATCCTCCCTAGTCGTGCAGCTCTGTTAGGACTGAAAACCTCTTATAGGGGGCTGAGAAGACTTAGAAGCCGGTATTGGCAGGTTGACTGTCCAGCGAAAGGAGAATGTGTGCAGTACCTCCCAAGTGGTAGTAGTTGAACTCCGTATAGAATGATTCGGAAGGATTTTTTCATAATTCTTACATTCTTCTGCTTGATCATGTATTATTTGATTGGATGGTTTTTCATTTAGCTTCAGCAAATTATCAAAAGGATTTCTTACATGGAATAAGGTAGGTGTGATCATTTctgaaattgactttttttttaaattttttttttaacgtttatttatttttgagacagagagacaaagcatgaacgggggagggtcagagagagggagacacagaatctgaaacaggctccaggctctgagctgtcagcacagtgtccaacgcggggcttgaactcacggaccgcgagatcatgacccgagctgaagtcggccgcttaactgactgagccacccaggcgccccctgaaattGACTTTAAACATTTGGCAGAAATGCGTCTGTGGAGGAATGCTTCTTAGAGCATGTTACAGCTTCAGGGACAGGGAAACCTTTTGGTGTTCTCATAACTGACAAATACCCTGAGCCTGATTTCCAGAGCCAAGATATTCCTTGATAGTCAATGTCATGAAATGGAAGAAGCATGGACTTTAGAACCAGACAGTTGTAGATTTATATGCACACCCCACCATTTACCAGCTGGGGGACCTTGAGAAAGTCTaggctttctcatctgtaaaattgggataatgATGCCAATTTAATGGAGGCTTATTGTAGgaattaaaatgcaatttatgGAAAGCTTTAACATTTAACAAGCACCGGTTCTCCCGTGTTACCTTCAACAGAAGGAGAATTGATTGGAAAGGCTTCCATTTGGGAACCAGAAAAAAGTATGAACAAAATTGCAAGAAGGGAAACTATTCTTTCtcttcatattaatttttattcctgtAGTTTCAAAGCCTATCATCCCCAAAGCTTAAATGTTGGAAtcagaacaaatgaatgaggGGATTATGTGGACTTATGTCTCTCTACTCCTTCTTATCATTTCTAACCTCCCGCCCCCAGCGTATAGTTTTACAAGTAAGCCATTTGGGGGATCAGCATGAGCACATCAAGGGTGTACACAGATTCCTCCAACTCAGCTTGTCTAATGCTGAACTTAGGACTTTTTCTGCCCCAACCCAAACTGAAAAGCTAGGATTTATCTTGGCCATCCTCTCTGATACTCTCTTCATACAACCCACCTGCAAGACCTTTTGTTGATACTTTTCATCAGCCCCGGTTCAggtgctttttctgtttctcctttgacTCCCTCTGAGTTTTGGTATTCTTCGATTCTTTCTTTGAAGGGGACTTGGAGGTCAGAGCCTTTTAATTGGTGTCTTTTTGTCTGGTCTCAATCTCTTCCAAATACAAAGCTAATTTTTTGTAACTCCTCTTGCTTAGAACCATTAAATGTCTGCCCCCAACCTTAGAACTTAAAAGTCTGGATTCCTTTGTGTAGTGAATGAGGCCCTTTATGACATGGTCCTAACCGGGCATTCAGCCCTATATCCTGCCATGCCTCACCTTGTTCCATAAGCTCCACTCATGCAGAATAACTTGAGGTTCCCATACTGCCGCTAAACTCTGCACCTTTGTACCTGATATTCCCTCTACCTGGATCTCCTTTTATCCTATTGCCCACTGGGAAATGAGATAGTTCAAATGTTACCTTCTCTAAAACACTGCCTGATTCTCATGGCTTACTAACACCTGACCTTCAAAACCAGGGACAATGAATCATTCCCTTCTCTATGCTCCCTCAATCTTGTGTAGACACTAGGACTGCACTCACCCTATTGTATTAGATGTATTTCCACTCCTATGGAACTCTATGAACAGTGAACATATCTTTTCCCCTTTATGATCTCAGGTTGTTCCTCATATTAATTAAGCCTGGTTGAGCAATTGAATTTAGGAGACAGAATCAGGTTACAGGGATGTGGCAGCGCAGGAGAAAGATATGAGGCCACATTTACAacctgggaaagaaaataaaaggagaagctCTAGATTATTTAGGGTAGCTTTGGCATAGTgattttatataatgaaaaccTATCAGTAGTATAGAAAGAAGagtgaaagaaaatttaatggcAAGTGGTATATTTGCTTCAAAATCTCAATGGCTTGACCCTTAAACTTTTAGATCTATTGCATCAGGATATGGCCCAAACTGTTGGAAGAAATACACTCCAACTTGCAGTGGCTTACCTAAAATAGTAGTGTATTTCTCATGGTTCCATAACAAAAGTGTTTGTAAAATATCGGGAGATCGAGAAGGAGTGGTCACTTTGACAGTGGCACTGAGGGAGGCTTTGCAAAAGAAGAGGTAATTTATTTGGTTGAAACTTGAAGAATGCTTATGACttcaacaggttaaaaaaaagtcaggaaaaagacCCTCCGGTAGAGAGAATAGCATGAAAAAAGCAGATTAATGAAACACATGCAGTGTCCAGGGGAATGCAAATAATTTGGTATGAAGAAGTGAGAAAGTGGTGAGAATTTATACTGATCAGGTATGTGGGAACCACATTGTGAAAGTCTTAAATGGTAAATTGGGTAGTTAGGCTTATGGGAAGTCTATATGGAATGTCCCAAATGGGAAGCCACATAAGGCTTTTGATCCAAGTGGTGACGTGATCATAGCTATAATATACAAGGATCCTTCAGATGGCAGTGGAAGGAATGGCTTATTACTATATGGTTATATGGCCCCCTGGTCATTTCTATGGCACATATTCTGGGCAAGGGGGTTTACCACGGATAGATTTTTCTAAATCCCAACAGAGAGAAGAGTTATTTTGTCTGGTATAGCATAAAAGCTGGAATGAGTGCCTCAGCATTCCCATCCTCATTCAAACATCAGAATACCTTGGGGAGGAAAAGTTCAGATGGGGAAGTGTCTCCTTCTAGGCCTGGTGGGAAGAGCAGGATATAATTATCTTTATACAATGAGACACACCAAGAGTTGAACGGCTCACTTAAAATCCAAGCAAACTTAAAATGTATGACCGTAAACTACATGCCCCCCAGTCTATCCACAAAAAAAGATTTGGCTGTGTACTCTTtccttgggggtggggaaaagaatatagtatatatttcttCACACATCTAAAGATTCCTTTGAACTCATTTTACTTATATCCCTACACAATTTTATTTGAAGGCTGCAGTGCCCACAAATCCATGCAGATAATTTACATTTTGATGTAAGCAATTTCGTAAAAATTTTTCCTGTCTGGATTTTGGGCCAAAATTTTTGGTCAGAGAGGAATGAGTCATAGGCTCATAAAAGAGAGACATTTGGGTCATCAGTGATATTAGTACAATGCTGAACCTATGACGGTTTTCAGATTTTAGTTGGTTACTTTTTAATATCCAAACCCATCTTGTATTTTCCCAGgctaaagaaactgaagagaagaTCCCTGCTAGCTGTTTTCATATACCTACTGGAACCTTATTTCCCGAAGAAGCAGTGAAGCCCACGAGTTTATACAAAGGTGATGTCACCGTAGAAAGATCACAGTGAATTTTATAAAACCAAGTCTAAAAGAAATTTAGGCTTTGGATACATAGAAGAAATGTGAAGATTTTGCTGGTTGGCTGAACAGGatatataataaaaagcagacatttattcacaaatatttaagtgCTTCTTACAAAATGTTAAACAGGGCTAGGTACTTAGTAGATCTTGAAGAAGGGGTATCTTTCCTGGATAGACCAGGAAAGAGAAGTGAAAAGTAGAATGTGGAGGGCCTCACACAGCTAGCTAAGgcatttctaatttctcttggaGGCAATAATGAATCATGCAGGAGAGCATGTTTGAAAGATTAATCCAGGAGCATTATCAGATAattggggaaagggaagagaaagaaggcagatgAGCAGTTGAGGGAGGCTTGCATAGTAGTCTCAGCATGGGGGAACAGAATCAAATATTGgcttagagattattttttaaaaattgccagaaGATACATGAATATATTCTTTGTTTGAGACTTGATCACACAAAAAATTTTAGGGGAAGATTTCTATGCCAACTTGGTTTAATAAGAACAAAAGTAGTGTCAGTCAACCAGGTATTAGGAAAAAGATATTCCTGTTAGGTCGAGAAGTTCATGCCTTTCTGCTGAACTATCATTATGAACagcttatttaaaattaagtgtTGTCTAGGATTAAAAGTGTGAAAACCAAGACTTGATTTTACAAACCATAAAAGCCATGTGGGATCTGTGACCATACTCATTTGAGAAACATGGAGTTCCTGGTCTTGGATCAAACAAATgggaagagagcaaaagagagaggaagttGGTCAGGGAATCCAACCATGATTACAAGCATAGCAGGGTTTGCACCAAGGAAGAGTAGGCATATAAACAAGCCCAGCTCTTTTGCAGGTCTCCAGAGGAAAGCTGACAAGTCTTAAATAGCCAAGTGTACATACCAATGATGGTTCAGACAAAGGCTCACAATGGTTGACATTTTCTCTGACAGGACACCACCCTCACTCCCATGTGAATTGCTCCttgcatttcttttgcctttataGCATTTATCAAAGCTAGTGATTATACATGTCTGTGATTATGTGATAAATGTCTGTCTTGCCTATTGGGCTATAAGTTTAATAATGGAATAATGGAAGGCACCGTGGCTGTTTTGCTCACCATGGTATTCCCAGCAACAATGAGAGTGTCTGGCACATAtgttattcttttactttttaaatttttttcccaatgattatttatttttgagagacagagcatgagtgggggaggggcagagagagagggagacacagaatatgaagcaggctccaggctctgatctgtcagcacagagcctgatcaggctcaaactcacaaaccatgaaatcatgacctgagctgaagtgggacgcttaaccgactgaatcactcaggctcccctgttattcttaataaatatcttttgGGAAGATTAATGCGtaacactgtttttttgtttttttgtttttttgttttttttggccgGGGCAGGCAGGTTTTATTCCAAGCGCCGGACAGTGGtggtccccccctcctccctcggaATGCTGCTGGGACAGAGGAAGAGCCTGGCTTGGTGGAGCCTGGGAGCCGGCGGCggctcagagcaggaaggggatGATGGGCATGCGCAGAGGCGGGTAGTCCCGGAACTCCTTCAGGTAGCTGCGGTGCTTGCCCTTGGCCCAGATGGTCACCTGAGTGAAGCCCACCAGGGAGAAGAGGGCCACTGGGAGACACTGTGTCATGATGGCAAAGCCAATCCAGGATCCCACCTCGTACGTATAGTTGGGGCAGGACACCAGCAGGAAGAGCCAGGTGAAGGGGTTCTTGGAGGGGTATGGGATCTTCCTGGTCTTGGACCCAGCTGGCCGCAGGTCCCGCAGGGCCATGTGGATGGAAAAGTTGCCAAGCTGGCAGATCACGAAGATGGCGAGGGCCAGTTTCACCTGCTGAGCTCCATAGGTGGGGGGTGTGTAGAGAGGGTGGTTAATGTAATAGGCCATCCATGCGGCGAAGCCCCAGTAGTAGGTGCAGTTCTTGAAGATGTTGCGCAGGGGCATGGTGCCGTGGGAGAAGCGGTGCACGAAGAGCGTCTCCAGCAGACGCTTGATGTAGTGGAATGAGTGGCAGATGCAGGCAAGGTGCACCACCGTGTGCCGGCTGGACGTGAAGTCATACTTGTGGCTGTAGATGAAGGGCACCCGGAAGTAGAAGAGCAGGTAGATCAAAAGGGGCCCTGCGTACTCGGTCAGGAAGACCGTCACCCAGCTGATCTGGGCCCCCAGGTCCCGGAAGTAGAGTGTGGCCGTGGTGCCCACAGGCAGCTTCTGCAGGACGTCCTCATCCTTCAGGGACTTGCCCTTGGGGTCCAGGCAGAGGGACTGGTGGGCAGGGTACCACTGTGGATGGGTCTTGGTGAAGAGGTTCTTGATCTCGGCAATGGTGGCATGGGGCTCCACCTTGTCCAGGAAGCACAGCTTCTCTCGCGTCTTCGCGTCCAGAATCTCCACCTCATAGTGTTTCATGGCTTCTTCACACAACCCCTACTaatcctgctgctgctgctgcctacCTGCGCGTGACAAGGAACAGGCTCCCTGTTATTGCTCCAATATTATTAATATTCCtccaaatattatatatatattatatatataattatatatatatatataatatatataatattcctccaaatattaattaaatatctaTGACTAATTGGCAAACTAGTCTCAAATAATCAGCATTAGGTACTGTGTATTGATAATTTTGAAGACTGTCAATGTTCACATGTCAgagaagaatgaggaaaatgaaatgacaaatagCAATATTTGAAGGGCTCACCAATCTATGAAAAGAGGCGCAGAAGGGATTGTGAAAAATCCACTATTCTGTTTCACTTTATGAACATTATCAAATTATAAAGTGGTCAAGGTAGTGAAAATTAAAAGTGGAACTAATGGGCATATACACTATGGTGAGGAAAGCAATGTCATTTTCATAAAAGGaagttataggggcacctgggtggctcagtcggttaagtggccgacttcggctcaggtcatgatctcgcggtccgtgagttcgagccccgcgtggggctctgtgctgactgctcagagcctggagcctgcttcagattctgtgtctccctctctctgaccctcccccgttcatgctctgtctctctctgtctcaaaaataaataaacgttataaaaaaattaaaaaaaaaaaatgaaaggaagttaCAGCTGACCGCATTATATATTCCCCTGAAGGGACATGCATATGTGACtgtaaataaaagacaaaatgaaatgtaaacctatttccattttcaaaagcttttaaCAAAGTTCTGCATCAAAagccattggggaaaaaaaggtgtgTCACTATGGAACTGGGGAAAATGTTTTGTCACAAGTAGGAAATTGGctcagaaataggaaataaagggTAGTGATAAATGGACCTTTTCTTGTTGGATGAAGGTAAACATTGATGTTCTGAGGGATCAAGGCTGATAGaacttttgttcaacattttaacaaatgaTCAGTGAGAGGAGAAAAGCTTCTGGAGTTTTCACATCTGAAGATTACAGAACTCTCAGGTAAGGAAATGTGGGCTGTCAAGTCACATACTGTGTGTGTgggcaaaaatttaaaagtcagaactttttagtttttattctggGAAAAGAGATCACATAACATAGTAAATAGTACAAACAGCACAAAAGGATAAGAAATAAAGTGAGGCTCTCAACCTGAGACTACCCTTCAACTCCCTCACCTCAGTTCTATTTCACAGGGTTTACCACAGTACATCCGGTTCCTAGACTGTCTTTCCTGAAATATTATGTGCATATGCATGCACTTATGTGTATATgcctttatataatatatttacacACAAATGGGGAGCTTACTATACACACTATTCTGAgcattgctgattttttttttttacttaagaataaatattgGAGTTATGTTTTTATTAGCAGAAACCATTGCATACTTTTGAATGACTGCATATATGCTGTTATATGGATTTTCCACATCTCATTTACTCAGTCCCTTGATGgtggatatttaggttgcttcctGTTTTTGTTATCATTTACAATGGCTATTGttgtgatttttgcttttgtttttactacaACTAATGCCACAAGGATGTTCTTGACTGCATATATCTTCACATATTTGGGTGTGTCCCAGTAGGATAAAtttccagaaatgggattgctgagTCTAAGAGCAGATGGAGTTATAGTTTGCTTTGCTTGCTATTACTTTCCAGAAGTATTGTATCAATATATATTCTTACAAGTAGGAAATGAGCATTTGTTTCACAATAAAATAGGCAATAGTGAGTATTATaaaaaacatttcacttttttcagagtgtaattttcataattaaaaaatattttccaaaaaaatttttttttcattaaatttgtatttttcaaatacaatctgtacacatacacatttaaaatggtCACTATTTTCAGCATGGAGGAAATGGAGCCGTCTGTAGGCTGAGgaatgagaggggaggggaggcagtgagAACAGATTGTCTTCAGAgaggctggagggaaggaggagaaagaagtagCGGGCAGGAAGAAGGGTCAGGGCCCAAGttaggaaaaaacattttatttgttaaggAATTTGATTATTTAGAACTGTAGCAGTCTTTATCCTGAAGTAGTGAATTTCTTGTCACTGGAAATGGACAAGCTGGGGCTCAGGTGGCCTCTGGCAAAGCCATTCCTGCACTGGAGAGGAGGCTGTCAAATCATCTTGTCTCAGTCTTGTCAGAAGGAAAATAACTAACAGCTAATTGGATCCTTTCAGCATATGTACTTTGTGGAGGTGCAGAATCTGCCTGAATATCACTAATAACAGAGAACTTACTATAGTCAGTAAGATGCAAACAGGGCATCAGAGGGTAGAAAGTGAAGATCTCtaaaattccttttgaaaattttttaaaagttatttgttttgagagagagagagagcacacaaatagggaagggacagagagagagagagagagagagagagagagagagaatcccaagcagactctgcactgtcagcacagagcccaatgctgggctcgaacccatgaaccttgagatcatgacctaagcccgagtcaagagttggactcttaactgactgagccacccaggtgcccctccttttgaAGTTTTTGTAATTAATACATTAAGAagtatttgtatttaatattctGATTCGGGAAAAATGGTAGGACTGGCCAAATCCTTTGTAACTGTTAAttgcagaagaaaggagaatcAATAAGATCTAGTTGATtacaaattaacatttattgagaaagacATGCAAGgccaagaaatattttgaagcaaaAAACAAGTTCACCTGATGATGCCTGCTTTCATAACTTACTATGCGTATGTGATTTTTCTAAGTATCTTCCTTGTTAATACGTTGTAAGTCCCTCCATCTAGTCAATTACATTCCATATACACTCAATTTTATTTACAACTTGCCCCATTTCAAGTGAATCTCTCACATGTACACAGTTGTTTTCTCATATGGGATTTATACAAATTAGAGAGATGCTGATAAAAGGACCAAgcagaattgaaaagaaaaaaaaaaacacactttacaaatatagaaatttaagccttttctttccttgcagTATTCT is drawn from Panthera leo isolate Ple1 chromosome B1, P.leo_Ple1_pat1.1, whole genome shotgun sequence and contains these coding sequences:
- the LOC122217049 gene encoding very-long-chain enoyl-CoA reductase is translated as MKHYEVEILDAKTREKLCFLDKVEPHATIAEIKNLFTKTHPQWYPAHQSLCLDPKGKSLKDEDVLQKLPVGTTATLYFRDLGAQISWVTVFLTEYAGPLLIYLLFYFRVPFIYSHKYDFTSSRHTVVHLACICHSFHYIKRLLETLFVHRFSHGTMPLRNIFKNCTYYWGFAAWMAYYINHPLYTPPTYGAQQVKLALAIFVICQLGNFSIHMALRDLRPAGSKTRKIPYPSKNPFTWLFLLVSCPNYTYEVGSWIGFAIMTQCLPVALFSLVGFTQVTIWAKGKHRSYLKEFRDYPPLRMPIIPFLL